The following DNA comes from Nymphalis io chromosome 12, ilAglIoxx1.1, whole genome shotgun sequence.
GTAGACAACTTCACAGGAGATAATTTAGTGCAGAAATGTAAACACAGATACTCTATTCCTTCAGCCTTATTATATTGTTGGACGTAAATCCGACAAAAACGGAATTAGTTCAGACAGAACCAATAAATTTTAGCAATTTCCGAGTCACAGGAGAATAAACACTAAATACACTACTGGGCAAACTCTGAGCTGCTACTAaagatttctataaaaaaaaatgatgttttaTTGCACCAACCCAGAATTTGCAGCCTAATAGACTTATGATAAGAAAGATCCCAACAAATCGCTcaaatggtaaataaaataatatcaattattgagacatacattcaattttatatactttttaaagattAAGTGGCAGCATGTTATTATTGTAAGACATTACTCATCAATATCCTCTCAACCGATTTCAGTAATGATGGCCAATGTAAGAGATTAGCCATgacatgacatattataatgcactagTGTGTGTGTAAACACATGCACTCTCTGTTTCGTCACTCTCATAATCAATAATAGATAGCAATTCAACCGTAACATAATTGGCTAAAACCTActagcaatttaaattaatattttaagcactAATGAAGAGTAAGCATTAAGAAAGAGCAACTTTCTATGTAAATTAGACTCTACAGCATTATGTGGAGCTCAGCTCACACTGCAATGAAAGtagtgaaaaaataatatgtaagacataattcaattaaatttttctgCTCAGATATGTATCCATGTTTTGGgttaaattgttttcttaatattactTCGAGTTTTTGGtccaaatgataaatttatagaacaagtaataataaataagtttctgaatctattaaatatacctgaatattttgaaatgatGACGTTATGTAACTTGCcatgtacattatttattattcataaaatatatttttagagaaGCGAGAAAAACAaagatcaatatttttaatcactttTATATAGTGCACATTGTCCAGtgcttaaattaaatgtttctctattatttatcttttaatctaTCTGTATTTTACTATTACTACAATATTTAGTCAATAGAGGATAAATTTGGATTGTTTTAGCACAAACATTCCTTAGCATTTCAAGATAAaagatattttgaataaatatctttaattaattatcattaaaatacaaacataacttaaaaacattaacaataatttatattgacagaattgtcaaattaaaactCCGTACAGTTACATCCAAGTACCCAAATAAAATCCTAACAGCCTGTAAGTATCgcactgctggacaaagaccTGCTCTTCAGTCAAAGAGTATGTTTTAACTTCTTCGCTGTTTATCTTTACATCAGTCAGTATTGtatcacaatgtttttcttcaccatcaaCCTCAAGttgagttataaatataaattaacataacataaataaatacatgagaACTCAGTGACATGTACTCAGAATTGAGTAGActatcattggttaagattaatGTGTTCTATCCACTGTGTGTTTAAGATGAAGTACATTATTCATTGCAAACATTATTAAATGTCAAACcggaaatatatattgttaaaatagaaTGAAAATGAAAGTGAATATAAATCTAGTTCATTAATTTGTGTTGTTATATCTTAAAGCGCTCACggatgtttatatgtataagtatatagtattaaaagtttttttttttttatacctactAATACATTTGCAAGAGACTACAATTGCAATCATgacatagataataattaattgtcaaaTTTGGGTGAGATTTATGAATAAGCCAAAGTTTTGCAGTTTTAATCGTTGTGTGAGGAGgtagataagttttatttaaaacatattaataaaaactttaattatattatattttttaacataattgcaaaaaatattaacagatatacattatttactttttttttagctTAAATGTCTAGTTCGTGAAAATAACGTAATATAACGACAATCTATAATTTCTTTACCAAGACAGTTTGATTTTAGTAATTACGTAGGTTAGATATCTGCATATTATGAACTTATTAAGTTGAAAATGTACGCCATTTTAATTCATGCTGATATGATGCCCTTGATCTCTCGTTCTAGTTTTAGTTTCTGACTTTCattcaatatttgaaattaattgaactcatgtaataataattattacataagcaCAATCAATTAcgtattgttttaaatgaactctctaatttaaatatcacatcaatataaacaaaaacacgtGTACGTAATACAATAAGGTTTGATTTTTGTAACGAttcatatcaataaattaaatatataaaaaaactcaacataccttaacaaaaacaattgaatcactattagaaaacattttattatttaacaacacCTGCTACCAAATGTACCGTCTACAACaatgagaaataaatatatatttcattgatttttgcTGAACTATAGAGTTGTACCATAAATTTCGCAATCGACTAAAACCCGATTTACCGATTTTCATTTATCGATTATTTGGTGATCATAAATTACGACATATTTAGAGGTAACTTAAAGCAGCtgcataatatttaatgttatgttttgaGTCAGAAAAATATTAAGCCAAGTAGTGGGAAGGAACAAATCACGAAAATGACCGGGAAAGAAGTACGCTGAGTGAATCTCTGGAAAGGAAAGCATATGGTTGGGGATCATTATGTGGTCATAACATTTTGGAATGGCTAGCGTGGCTGCTAGATCTCACCCTAATAAagcatttttgaaaaaaattctGAAGGCAAGTTAAACAAATAAGTCCTACCTAACATCAGAGAGATTGAAAAAAATTAGATTTAGGTcagcatataattaaaaaatccagAACGAATACAATACTTATGTTACCTTTCTATCTTCTTGACTTTCACGGATAATTGCTTGAACTTGTTCTGATTGAAATTGGTTTAAGGAGATCTTAATAACATAGAGCTTATATGGACAATGATATTACCTACATTTATAGAAACTTACAATCGATTAagaaataatagaattaaatacaaataaatgggctatgcatacataaatatttctgaaaaatatatttatgaactaCATTACAATGTAATGAGATtgcataacatttattttaaaaacattcagTTTGATTTAGTTGTACGAATTTAGTTATGTTAAACTATTTCTATCGATAAACTATTAGATTGGCTAAATAGACTAGTCAGGACACTTGATGAAAAAAGATTTTtcgtttaattatctatttatgtTACCggtcttttataattatagactTGCACATCTCTAGAAATCACATTTGTGTCATTCATTTGtcaaaatattcaattcaatccaaaatccattatttattttatttattgaaatctatTCCTcggaatagatttttttaaattacctgtAAACTTAAACTAACACTATTTATAATGGCAAATGACGAACCTTCAGATTTAGATTGGATCCAATTGCGCCGTGAAATGGGTCCTGCATATCAAGGTGAAACTACCGCAGAAAAATTCGCacgaaaattttatgaaaacccATTTGTGCCTATAGgtattggattttttttgtattacaataCGTTCTTCACTTTTTGTTCGTTTTTTGTAAAGTATCCAGTCAAATGATTTTACTTCTAGGATGCCTTGCAACGGCTGGAGCTCTATCATATGGTTTATGGTGTTTCCGAACTGGAAGAAGTCAATTATCACAGAAAATGATGCGGGTCAGAATTGTTGCACAAGGTTTGACAATAACAGCTTTAGTTGTTGGGGTTGTTATGACTGCAgggaaaactttaaaataattaacccTAACTAggtttaatagtaataaatttaataaaaagagtaaagcttatattttttgtgCCCTAGAATTAGAGACTCAAATATATgttaatgaaaagtttttaattgttaaattatttaatgtaatattatacaattaaaattgaaaaaagtaatacataaatatctaaataggctattcttttatttgaaatgttactttcactcaatattaataatttaaatgtggtttgaattattttattttacataagtcTACCCCAAAcaagaaaaatacaaatttgttacattgccaatgagccaccaaccttgggaacgaagatgttatgtcccttgtgcctgtaattacactggctcactcacccttcaaactggaacacaacaatactaagtactgctgttttagtgtatgtctgatgagtggttggtgcctacccagacgagcttgcacaaagcctaccaccaTGTGATCTCCAGTGTTATTGTTCTAGATATTCAAGTGGATAGCTTTATGTGCATGCATAAAGATATATAAGAGTTacttctagttttttttttgctagattattaacaaaataattttatcctcAGATTTTTTACTAATgtcctataaaatattttgtataattatttatttaataaacatagtataatttttattaatatattctataagtaaaactaaaataaaaacaaaatatgcattacaaatttatagaaaaaacacacCATCTAAAAGATTGTTCTGTGGCATTGTAACCAAGATAGatgctggcactattgcctctcaaCCGTTAGGCACTCGGCTTTTGGGCTCAATGAGCCCAATATTACTTGAAAATGTAAATGAACTGCTGAAATCGTTTTGGTAAAAATACAATGCAAATATTCTCTAAAAATAGTTATTCCGTGCTTAATAGGGTAAaagctaaatattattaatgaggtgagccagtgcaattacaggcacaagggacataaaatcttagttcccaaggttggtggcgcattgtctataagcgatggttgacatttcttacaatgccaatgtctaagggcgtttggtgaccacttaccatcaggtggcccatatgctcgtccaccttactattctataaaaaaaaaaaaaattaagctcgaAATTAACGATATCACACAAAGTGTGAAAACTTACATAGTCTTAATAATTCGCGGcgatcttaataataaaacattgtttcATTTTTAGCTTAATGCTGTACATGccaaataaataatcaacttGACATGTTTCAATTACCGAGCTTAATTCGAGCCTTCGATCGATAATCGATTTATTTAAagccattatttatttttatttattagcttcATAGCAAAATACATTTAGgatagtttaatttatactttctTGATATTTAAGTGAATGTCGAAATATTTAGAGTCCTATTGTGTATATCATATctatatctatctatttataaactatttatggTTAATGTATTAAGTAATACCGTTATTATAAAGTATGTAAGAACTCATAAAtaagatatgtatataagattAGGCAGTTTACAAAAGTTAACTTTTAAGCGAGTCGAAATAATGTAACTGACATTCTTGTGCAAAGTAAAAAACTAATTGGGCCGGGTAAGGTAAGGTCCCCTTATAGGTAAACACTTATTTTGCGTGACACTGACAACCGACAAATGGGAATTGACATtagaaattacaaattaaaacatacagattacagaatttatttaaaagagaaaAGTAGGATAAGTTAAAAgtagtaagtatttaatttcTATGAAACATGTTAAAGggagattttgttttaatagccTTATAATTCAAGAAAACTCTGATGATATCATATCGTGACAATGAACGGATTTATCGCCGTTCACTGtggtaagttaaaaaataatatttacggaATTTTAAgtatgaaattttttttaaacactataTATATCAGGAGCTGGCTACCACAGtgatactttaaaaaaagagtaCCAAAGAACCTGCTACACTGCATGTCGAAAAGCTGCTGAAGCACTCGTACAAGGTGGAAATGCTGTGGATGCTGTAGAAAAGGCTATTAttggtttgtaaataaattaatttaaatagctaCATTATAATTACTGTTGCATTAtcttttcattatatttcagaATTAGAGAATAGTCCATTAACAAATGCTGGGTATGGATCAAATCTAAGTTGGGATGGATTAGTTGAGTGTGATGCTTCAATCATGAATGGGCAAACATTACACTTTGGTGCATGTGGTGCAGTATCCAATGTGTGGAACCCCATCACATTAGCTAAACAGCTTTGTATTAAACAGTGTGAGAGTTTATCATTAGGCCGTGTACCACCTTGTATCCTTACTGGGCAAGGAGCTAAGACTTGGGCTGAAAGAATGGGCTTGCAAATAGTTGAAGAAAACAAGATGATATCGAGTCGTGCTTTCCGTAATTATAAGCATtgtaaacgaaaattaaaaaggTATTCTGTTCAAAATGATTTGAAATTTAGTCCATTGGATACAGTAGGAGCTATATGTGTTGACGCCAATGGAGTTGTGGCATCTGGAGCAAGTTCAGGTGGAGTTTCACTTAAACATGAAGGAAGAG
Coding sequences within:
- the LOC126772529 gene encoding HIG1 domain family member 2A, mitochondrial, which produces MANDEPSDLDWIQLRREMGPAYQGETTAEKFARKFYENPFVPIGCLATAGALSYGLWCFRTGRSQLSQKMMRVRIVAQGLTITALVVGVVMTAGKTLK
- the LOC126772505 gene encoding threonine aspartase 1; the encoded protein is MNGFIAVHCGAGYHSDTLKKEYQRTCYTACRKAAEALVQGGNAVDAVEKAIIELENSPLTNAGYGSNLSWDGLVECDASIMNGQTLHFGACGAVSNVWNPITLAKQLCIKQCESLSLGRVPPCILTGQGAKTWAERMGLQIVEENKMISSRAFRNYKHCKRKLKRYSVQNDLKFSPLDTVGAICVDANGVVASGASSGGVSLKHEGRVGQAASFGSGVWAAMSRDGLTPSIAACTSGCGEHLIRTQLAKNSAESLLESSPVIGLDKCLKEKFLESPFLWDIPERLGGTLALTFNPQVGEGELLWGHTTKTMFVGYMSTETAKPKCVISYLPPKVESGRKAVVSGVPFKVNIQPVPVLQWEIKTEPHLNGSL